From one Musa acuminata AAA Group cultivar baxijiao chromosome BXJ2-6, Cavendish_Baxijiao_AAA, whole genome shotgun sequence genomic stretch:
- the LOC135614952 gene encoding respiratory burst oxidase homolog protein B-like isoform X1 encodes MKKTGSNEEGTGSESPMDAISAQTAGGISFSGPLTGPLGDKNGARCSVPDSPSSAATAKGTEEEEEDGTYVEITLDVRDDAVAVHSVKAAGGGGDGEGDPEVAALARELERRSAAAAFGSSVMRTASLKFRQVSQEIRRLASFGRRSGVGKLDRTRSAAAHALKGLKFISRADGAAGWAAVERRFDELAVDGNLHRSRFAQCIGMKESKDFAGELFDALSRRRHIRGDKITMAELREFWDQIADQSFDSRLQTFFDMVDKNADGRITEEEVREIISLSASANNLSNIQEQAEEYAALIMEELDPENLGYIEIYNLEMLLLQAPGYSAQIGTTNSRNLSQMLSQKLRPTREPNPLVRWYHEARYFLEDHWKRAWVMALWLGVCAGLFAWKFVQYRRRAVFHVMGYCVCVAKGGAETLKFNMALILLPVCRNTITWLRTKTRLGKVLPFDDNLNFHKVIAVGVAIGVGLHAISHLTCDFPRLLHATDQEYVPMKRFFGDTRPDDYWWFVKGTEGWTGVVMVVLMAIAFTLASPWFRRNRLNLPTPLKRLTGFNAFWYSHHLFVVVYILLIIHGTFLYLTKKWYKKTTWMYLAIPVILYGSERLIRALRSSVRAVKILKVAVYPGNVLTLQMSKPQGFKCRSGQYIFVNCAAVSPFQWHPFSITSAPQDDYISVHIRTLGDWTRQLKAVFSEVCQPPTSGQSGLLRSDHESRSSLAFPRVLIDGPYGAPAQEYKKYEVVLLVGLGIGATPFISIVKDIVNNMKQLDPDEESSDDGRSEEDGSGGGSSSHQRKLTSSPSSSFRTRRAYFYWVTREQGSFEWFRGVMNEVAEADKKGVIELHNFCTSVYEEGDARSALIVMLQSLNHAKHGVDIVSGTRVKSHFARPNWRNVYKRIALNHRDQRIGVFYCGAPTLTKELRQLATDFSRKTSTKFDFHKENF; translated from the exons ATGAAGAAGACGGGATCGAACGAAGAGGGAACAGGCAGCGAAAGCCCAATGGACGCTATCAGCGCGCAGACCGCCGGCGGCATAAGCTTCAGTGGTCCCTTGACCGGGCCGCTGGGGGACAAGAACGGCGCCCGATGCAGCGTCCCGGACTCGCCGTCCTCCGCGGCGACGGCGAAggggacggaggaggaggaggaggacgggacGTACGTGGAGATCACCCTGGACGTGCGCGACGACGCGGTGGCGGTGCACAGCGTGAAGGCGGCGGGTGGCGGCGGGGACGGGGAGGGGGACCCGGAGGTGGCGGCGCTGGCGCGGGAGCTGGAGAGGCGGTCGGCGGCCGCGGCGTTCGGATCGTCGGTCATGCGCACGGCGTCGTTGAAGTTCCGGCAGGTGTCGCAGGAGATCCGGCGGCTGGCGTCGTTCGGTCGGCGCAGCGGGGTGGGGAAGCTCGATCGGACCAGGTCTGCCGCAGCCCACGCCCTCAAGGGCCTCAAGTTCATCAGCAGGGCCGACGGTGCCGCCGGATGGGCTGCTGTCGAGCGCCGCTTCGACGAGCTCGCCGTCGATGGCAACCTCCACCGATCTCGCTTCGCTCAGTGCATCG GGATGAAGGAGTCGAAGGATTTCGCAGGAGAGCTGTTCGATGCATTGTCCAGAAGAAGACACATCAGAGGGGATAAGATCACAATGGCTGAGCTGAGAGAGTTTTGGGATCAGATTGCGGACCAGAGCTTCGATTCCAGACTCCAAACCTTCTTCGACAT GGTGGATAAGAACGCGGATGGAAGAATCACAGAAGAAGAAGTCCGAGAG ATCATCTCGCTGAGCGCTTCGGCCAATAATCTCTCCAACATTCAAGAGCAGGCGGAGGAGTACGCCGCGCTTATCATGGAGGAACTGGACCCGGAAAATCTCGGCTACATTGAG ATATACAACCTGGAGATGCTGCTGCTGCAGGCGCCGGGCTACTCCGCGCAGATCGGCACCACCAACAGCCGGAACCTGAGCCAGATGCTGAGCCAGAAGCTGAGGCCGACGCGGGAGCCCAACCCACTGGTGCGGTGGTACCACGAGGCGCGCTACTTCCTGGAGGACCACTGGAAGCGGGCGTGGGTGATGGCGCTGTGGCTGGGCGTCTGCGCCGGCCTCTTCGCGTGGAAGTTTGTCCAGTACCGGCGCCGCGCTGTGTTCCATGTCATGGGCTACTGCGTCTGCGTCGCCAAGGGCGGCGCCGAGACGCTCAAGTTCAACATGGCCCTCATCCTCCTCCCTGTCTGCCGCAACACCATCACCTGGCTCCGCACCAAGACCAGGCTCGGCAAGGTCCTGCCCTTCGACGACAACCTCAATTTCCACAAG GTGATTGCAGTGGGCGTGGCTATTGGCGTTGGGCTACATGCCATCTCGCACTTGACCTGCGACTTCCCGCGCCTTCTTCATGCGACGGACCAAGAGTACGTGCCCATGAAGCGTTTCTTCGGCGACACCCGGCCCGACGATTACTGGTGGTTCGTGAAGGGCACGGAGGGGTGGACGGGGGTGGTGATGGTCGTCCTGATGGCCATCGCCTTCACGCTGGCCTCCCCCTGGTTCCGCCGCAACCGGCTCAACCTGCCCACGCCCTTGAAACGGCTCACCGGGTTCAACGCTTTCTGGTACTCCCACCACCTCTTCGTCGTCGTCTACATCCTCCTCATCATCCACGGCACCTTCCTCTACCTCACCAAGAAATGGTACAAGAAGACG ACGTGGATGTACTTGGCAATCCCGGTCATTCTCTACGGCAGCGAACGATTGATCCGAGCGCTCCGATCGAGCGTAAGGGCGGTCAAGATCTTGAAAGTGGCGGTGTACCCTGGCAACGTGTTGACTCTTCAAATGTCCAAGCCTCAGGGCTTCAAGTGCAGAAGCGGCCAATACATCTTCGTCAACTGTGCCGCTGTTTCCCCCTTCCAATG GCACCCATTCTCCATCACGTCGGCTCCGCAAGATGATTACATCAGTGTTCATATACGGACGCTGGGTGACTGGACCAGGCAGCTCAAAGCTGTTTTCTCGGAG GTGTGTCAGCCACCGACGAGCGGGCAAAGCGGTCTTCTCAGATCCGACCACGAGAGCCGCAGCAGCCTCGC CTTCCCGAGGGTGCTGATTGATGGTCCGTATGGTGCGCCCGCCCAAGAATACAAGAAGTACGAGGTGGTGCTGCTGGTGGGGCTGGGCATCGGCGCCACCCCCTTCATCAGCATCGTGAAGGACATCGTCAACAACATGAAGCAATTGGACCCCGACGAGGAGTCGTCTGACGATGGCAGGTCGGAAGAggatggcagcggcggcggcagcagcagccacCAGAGGAAGCTGACATCGTCGCCGTCCTCATCGTTCAGGACGAGGAGGGCCTACTTCTACTGGGTGACGCGGGAGCAGGGTTCGTTCGAGTGGTTCCGTGGGGTGATGAACGAGGTGGCGGAGGCGGACAAGAAGGGGGTGATCGAGCTGCACAACTTCTGCACCAGCGTGTACGAGGAGGGCGACGCCCGGTCGGCCCTCATCGTGATGCTGCAGTCGCTGAACCACGCCAAGCACGGGGTGGACATCGTGTCGGGGACCCGCGTCAAGTCCCACTTCGCCCGCCCCAACTGGCGCAACGTCTACAAGCGCATCGCGCTCAACCACCGCGACCAACGAATCG GTGTGTTCTACTGTGGAGCCCCGACCCTGACTAAAGAGTTGCGCCAGCTAGCCACGGATTTCTCGAGGAAGACAAGCACCAAGTTCGACTTCCACAAGGAGAACTTCTAA
- the LOC135614952 gene encoding respiratory burst oxidase homolog protein C-like isoform X2: MKKTGSNEEGTGSESPMDAISAQTAGGISFSGPLTGPLGDKNGARCSVPDSPSSAATAKGTEEEEEDGTYVEITLDVRDDAVAVHSVKAAGGGGDGEGDPEVAALARELERRSAAAAFGSSVMRTASLKFRQVSQEIRRLASFGRRSGVGKLDRTRSAAAHALKGLKFISRADGAAGWAAVERRFDELAVDGNLHRSRFAQCIGMKESKDFAGELFDALSRRRHIRGDKITMAELREFWDQIADQSFDSRLQTFFDMVDKNADGRITEEEVREIISLSASANNLSNIQEQAEEYAALIMEELDPENLGYIEIYNLEMLLLQAPGYSAQIGTTNSRNLSQMLSQKLRPTREPNPLVRWYHEARYFLEDHWKRAWVMALWLGVCAGLFAWKFVQYRRRAVFHVMGYCVCVAKGGAETLKFNMALILLPVCRNTITWLRTKTRLGKVIAVGVAIGVGLHAISHLTCDFPRLLHATDQEYVPMKRFFGDTRPDDYWWFVKGTEGWTGVVMVVLMAIAFTLASPWFRRNRLNLPTPLKRLTGFNAFWYSHHLFVVVYILLIIHGTFLYLTKKWYKKTTWMYLAIPVILYGSERLIRALRSSVRAVKILKVAVYPGNVLTLQMSKPQGFKCRSGQYIFVNCAAVSPFQWHPFSITSAPQDDYISVHIRTLGDWTRQLKAVFSEVCQPPTSGQSGLLRSDHESRSSLAFPRVLIDGPYGAPAQEYKKYEVVLLVGLGIGATPFISIVKDIVNNMKQLDPDEESSDDGRSEEDGSGGGSSSHQRKLTSSPSSSFRTRRAYFYWVTREQGSFEWFRGVMNEVAEADKKGVIELHNFCTSVYEEGDARSALIVMLQSLNHAKHGVDIVSGTRVKSHFARPNWRNVYKRIALNHRDQRIGVFYCGAPTLTKELRQLATDFSRKTSTKFDFHKENF, translated from the exons ATGAAGAAGACGGGATCGAACGAAGAGGGAACAGGCAGCGAAAGCCCAATGGACGCTATCAGCGCGCAGACCGCCGGCGGCATAAGCTTCAGTGGTCCCTTGACCGGGCCGCTGGGGGACAAGAACGGCGCCCGATGCAGCGTCCCGGACTCGCCGTCCTCCGCGGCGACGGCGAAggggacggaggaggaggaggaggacgggacGTACGTGGAGATCACCCTGGACGTGCGCGACGACGCGGTGGCGGTGCACAGCGTGAAGGCGGCGGGTGGCGGCGGGGACGGGGAGGGGGACCCGGAGGTGGCGGCGCTGGCGCGGGAGCTGGAGAGGCGGTCGGCGGCCGCGGCGTTCGGATCGTCGGTCATGCGCACGGCGTCGTTGAAGTTCCGGCAGGTGTCGCAGGAGATCCGGCGGCTGGCGTCGTTCGGTCGGCGCAGCGGGGTGGGGAAGCTCGATCGGACCAGGTCTGCCGCAGCCCACGCCCTCAAGGGCCTCAAGTTCATCAGCAGGGCCGACGGTGCCGCCGGATGGGCTGCTGTCGAGCGCCGCTTCGACGAGCTCGCCGTCGATGGCAACCTCCACCGATCTCGCTTCGCTCAGTGCATCG GGATGAAGGAGTCGAAGGATTTCGCAGGAGAGCTGTTCGATGCATTGTCCAGAAGAAGACACATCAGAGGGGATAAGATCACAATGGCTGAGCTGAGAGAGTTTTGGGATCAGATTGCGGACCAGAGCTTCGATTCCAGACTCCAAACCTTCTTCGACAT GGTGGATAAGAACGCGGATGGAAGAATCACAGAAGAAGAAGTCCGAGAG ATCATCTCGCTGAGCGCTTCGGCCAATAATCTCTCCAACATTCAAGAGCAGGCGGAGGAGTACGCCGCGCTTATCATGGAGGAACTGGACCCGGAAAATCTCGGCTACATTGAG ATATACAACCTGGAGATGCTGCTGCTGCAGGCGCCGGGCTACTCCGCGCAGATCGGCACCACCAACAGCCGGAACCTGAGCCAGATGCTGAGCCAGAAGCTGAGGCCGACGCGGGAGCCCAACCCACTGGTGCGGTGGTACCACGAGGCGCGCTACTTCCTGGAGGACCACTGGAAGCGGGCGTGGGTGATGGCGCTGTGGCTGGGCGTCTGCGCCGGCCTCTTCGCGTGGAAGTTTGTCCAGTACCGGCGCCGCGCTGTGTTCCATGTCATGGGCTACTGCGTCTGCGTCGCCAAGGGCGGCGCCGAGACGCTCAAGTTCAACATGGCCCTCATCCTCCTCCCTGTCTGCCGCAACACCATCACCTGGCTCCGCACCAAGACCAGGCTCGGCAAG GTGATTGCAGTGGGCGTGGCTATTGGCGTTGGGCTACATGCCATCTCGCACTTGACCTGCGACTTCCCGCGCCTTCTTCATGCGACGGACCAAGAGTACGTGCCCATGAAGCGTTTCTTCGGCGACACCCGGCCCGACGATTACTGGTGGTTCGTGAAGGGCACGGAGGGGTGGACGGGGGTGGTGATGGTCGTCCTGATGGCCATCGCCTTCACGCTGGCCTCCCCCTGGTTCCGCCGCAACCGGCTCAACCTGCCCACGCCCTTGAAACGGCTCACCGGGTTCAACGCTTTCTGGTACTCCCACCACCTCTTCGTCGTCGTCTACATCCTCCTCATCATCCACGGCACCTTCCTCTACCTCACCAAGAAATGGTACAAGAAGACG ACGTGGATGTACTTGGCAATCCCGGTCATTCTCTACGGCAGCGAACGATTGATCCGAGCGCTCCGATCGAGCGTAAGGGCGGTCAAGATCTTGAAAGTGGCGGTGTACCCTGGCAACGTGTTGACTCTTCAAATGTCCAAGCCTCAGGGCTTCAAGTGCAGAAGCGGCCAATACATCTTCGTCAACTGTGCCGCTGTTTCCCCCTTCCAATG GCACCCATTCTCCATCACGTCGGCTCCGCAAGATGATTACATCAGTGTTCATATACGGACGCTGGGTGACTGGACCAGGCAGCTCAAAGCTGTTTTCTCGGAG GTGTGTCAGCCACCGACGAGCGGGCAAAGCGGTCTTCTCAGATCCGACCACGAGAGCCGCAGCAGCCTCGC CTTCCCGAGGGTGCTGATTGATGGTCCGTATGGTGCGCCCGCCCAAGAATACAAGAAGTACGAGGTGGTGCTGCTGGTGGGGCTGGGCATCGGCGCCACCCCCTTCATCAGCATCGTGAAGGACATCGTCAACAACATGAAGCAATTGGACCCCGACGAGGAGTCGTCTGACGATGGCAGGTCGGAAGAggatggcagcggcggcggcagcagcagccacCAGAGGAAGCTGACATCGTCGCCGTCCTCATCGTTCAGGACGAGGAGGGCCTACTTCTACTGGGTGACGCGGGAGCAGGGTTCGTTCGAGTGGTTCCGTGGGGTGATGAACGAGGTGGCGGAGGCGGACAAGAAGGGGGTGATCGAGCTGCACAACTTCTGCACCAGCGTGTACGAGGAGGGCGACGCCCGGTCGGCCCTCATCGTGATGCTGCAGTCGCTGAACCACGCCAAGCACGGGGTGGACATCGTGTCGGGGACCCGCGTCAAGTCCCACTTCGCCCGCCCCAACTGGCGCAACGTCTACAAGCGCATCGCGCTCAACCACCGCGACCAACGAATCG GTGTGTTCTACTGTGGAGCCCCGACCCTGACTAAAGAGTTGCGCCAGCTAGCCACGGATTTCTCGAGGAAGACAAGCACCAAGTTCGACTTCCACAAGGAGAACTTCTAA
- the LOC135613506 gene encoding uncharacterized protein LOC135613506: MRLKSLDLQMIPWCFHVVGLACRPAASSRTSPTPPVQAEGVRLIGSDGRVRVYHRPVAAAELMKEHPCHLVCRSDAFFIGQKVPPLAAGDQLQPGHSYFLLPSHFFHSVLSFVTLATSLLAPSGAGKRALLRPFDIQKTASGTLQIRVADEFLKEESRDGTSRLVTTEALEKEYRTLVRCRSSQWKPKLETIRESERRSRGVNPFGGFKRRKKKKGSL; the protein is encoded by the coding sequence ATGCGGTTGAAGTCGCTCGATCTGCAGATGATCCCATGGTGCTTCCACGTGGTGGGCTTGGCGTGCCGGCCGGCGGCCTCCAGCCGGACTAGCCCGACTCCTCCGGTCCAGGCGGAAGGGGTCCGGCTCATCGGCAGCGACGGCCGGGTCAGGGTGTACCACAGACCAGTGGCGGCGGCGGAGCTCATGAAGGAGCACCCCTGCCACCTCGTCTGCCGCTCTGACGCCTTCTTTATCGGCCAGAAGGTCCCGCCGCTCGCTGCCGGCGACCAGCTCCAGCCCGGCCACTCCTACTTCCTCCTCCCCTCCCACTTCTTCCACTCCGTCCTCTCCTTCGTCACCCTCGCCACCTCCCTCCTCGCCCCCAGCGGCGCCGGGAAGCGTGCTCTCCTCAGGCCCTTCGACATCCAGAAGACGGCGTCGGGGACGCTTCAGATCAGAGTCGCCGATGAATTCCTCAAAGAAGAGAGCCGCGACGGTACCAGCAGACTCGTCACCACAGAGGCGTTGGAGAAGGAATACAGGACGTTGGTGAGGTGCAGATCGAGTCAGTGGAAGCCGAAGCTGGAGACTATTAGGGAGTCCGAGAGGAGAAGCAGAGGAGTCAACCCATTCGGTGGCttcaagaggaggaagaagaagaagggtagTCTTTGA
- the LOC135614953 gene encoding uncharacterized protein LOC135614953, giving the protein MPRHNSGGNKFLHGHCNIRKRVCSSPSSASFASKNHRIKREIFVPKKGPSTTPVPCWRLRALSPHSAAGFSEASRHQKIQDVVKDTRASVSARKLGNALWELNNTASPRIPKDLQERRLMTEINTRDRTSGSSMAGRLLHRLSDSAHNPISELCNRSRTSGHRRMLPLVHHKFHCQDKIHASVDSQSKGNLMENEACFQGRAPRSSLVGSKNCLKDLQNGLVTSKELVKILIRFGGIGKQQTSAISLATALYCELDQALVQVVQLIQAKNSDHGENSHLVRQFVEEKEAWNGKKQEGIRVAVQSMIEEVKNEKKLRRKAERMNEKLIMEMAQMKASLANAGKELESERRTREMIEQVCSEMLRGIGDNKTEVEEMKRESAKIREELQKEREMLQLADEWREERVQMKLSEAKHQFEEKNAAVDQLRFELEAFLAATGREDLVNAQRDAADSLDSDCQRRMVHPSRSNMATYPTMDRRVAGEEEDQEESDGTDSEDSDLHTLELNVNNNNNGYSWRYASAATGDESKLASAKEKYQRSPKCEVYGSAIFPERVMTEGIKESIVRSFQNLNGYMDERKPVEPSDRLEQNVEKHKSVEILGNQNIASSTIVFPHGVPSSTRRKQRPK; this is encoded by the exons ATGCCGAGGCATAATTCAGGTGGGAACAAATTCCTCCATGGACATTGCAACATCCGAAAGCGAGTCTGCTCATCGCCTTCGTCGGCATCCTTTGCTTCGAAGAATCACCGCATTAAGAGGGAGATCTTTGTCCCAAAGAAGGGGCCTTCAACCACACCGGTTCCCTGTTGGAGGTTGCGTGCTCTATCGCCACATTCGGCCGCAGGGTTTTCTGAAGCATCCCGTCACCAGAAAATCCAAGATGTTGTCAAAGATACCCGAGCATCAGTGTCAGCTCGGAAGCTGGGCAATGCTCTTTGGGAACTGAACAATACAGCTTCACCGAGGATTCCTAAAGATTTACAGGAGAGAAGGTTGATGACAGAGATCAACACCAGAGACAGGACATCAGGGTCATCCATGGCTGGTCGTCTGCTTCATCGGTTATCCGATTCGGCGCACAATCCAATCTCAGAA TTGTGTAATCGATCACGAACAAGTGGTCACAGGAGAATGCTGCCACTGGTTCATCATAAGTTTCATTGCCAGGACAAGATTCATGCATCTGTGGATTCTCAGAGCAAGGGCAACTTAATGGAG AACGAAGCATGTTTTCAAGGCCGGGCACCAAGAAGTTCACTTgtaggaagcaagaattgtttGAAGGACTTGCAAAATGGTTTGGTGACATCAAAAGAGCTTGTGAAGATATTGATCCGTTTCGGTGGGATAGGGAAGCAGCAAACATCAGCAATCTCTCTTGCTACAGCCCTTTACTGCGAGCTAGATCAGGCACTCGTGCAGGTTGTTCAGCTTATCCAAGCGAAAAATTCTGATCACGGTGAGAATAGCCATCTAGTGAGGCAGTTTGTTGAAGAAAAGGAAGCGTGGAATGGCAAAAAACAGGAAGGGATCAGAGTTGCAGTTCAATCCATGATTGAGGAAGTCAAGAACGAAAAGAAGTTGAGAAGAAAAGCAGAGAGGATGAATGAAAAGCTCATAATGGAGATGGCGCAGATGAAAGCTTCGCTGGCGAATGCAGGTAAAGAACTTGAAAGCGAGAGGAGAACAAGAGAAATGATTGAACAAGTCTGCAGTGAAATGCTAAGGGGAATTGGTGACAACAAAACTGAAGTAGAGGAAATGAAAAGAGAGTCTGCCAAGATACGAGAAGAGTTGCAGAAGGAGAGAGAAATGCTTCAACTTGCTGATGAATGGCGTGAGGAAAGAGTTCAGATGAAGCTCTCTGAAGCCAAACATCAATTCGAAGAGAAAAATGCAGCCGTTGACCAATTGAGATTTGAGCTTGAAGCATTTCTTGCAGCTACGGGAAGAGAGGATCTTGTGAATGCGCAACGGGATGCTGCAGATAGCTTGGACAGTGATTGCCAAAGACGAATGGTTCATCCAAGCAGAAGCAACATGGCGACTTATCCAACTATGGACAGAAGAGTTGCTGGTGAAGAAGAGGATCAAGAAGAGAGCGATGGAACAGACTCGGAAGACAGTGACCTGCATACGCTTGAGCTCAATGTGAACAACAACAATAATGGCTACAGCTGGAGATATGCTTCTGCAGCCACTGGAGATGAAAGCAAACTAGCTTCAGCCAAGGAAAAGTATCAGAGGAGCCCAAAATGTGAAGTATATGGCAGTGCCATTTTTCCAGAGAGAGTCATGACAGAAGGAATTAAAGAAAGCATTGTGAGAAGCTTTCAGAATTTGAATGGTTATATGGATGAAAGAAAACCAGTTGAGCCAAGTGATAGGCTGGAGCAAAATGTGGAGAAACACAAATCCGTAGAGATACTGGGCAACCAGAACATAGCTAGTTCTACAATTGTTTTTCCACACGGTGTACCGAGCTCAACAAGACGTAAACAACGACCAAAATAA
- the LOC103987967 gene encoding uncharacterized protein LOC103987967: MKIRASSALKRIYSVVVAMVKAKSMAVKSKTSALKTRLLVLGLLHNKKVLMKAINHKIHALMGQERGEGGAHSAEEQNKAIVLYDAAKNEALPSPTSAEPSYCDDDDNYPDLRHSLFDVEDEDDEELVNTTGSVVDLVRNSREDGSEFSLEDEIDHVADVFIRRFHRQMRLQKLESFKRYQEMLQRSV, translated from the coding sequence ATGAAGATCCGGGCTTCCTCCGCCTTGAAGCGGATATACTCCGTTGTGGTGGCCATGGTGAAGGCCAAGTCGATGGCGGTGAAGAGCAAAACCAGTGCCCTGAAGACCAGGCTCCTGGTCTTGGGGCTGCTTCATAACAAGAAGGTCCTGATGAAGGCAATCAACCACAAGATCCATGCGCTGATGGGCCAAGAGAGAGGTGAAGGAGGTGCCCATTCCGCCGAGGAACAGAACAAGGCGATCGTGCTCTACGATGCTGCTAAGAACGAAGCCCTGCCGAGTCCAACGAGCGCCGAACCTTCGTACTGTGACGACGACGATAACTATCCAGATCTGAGGCATTCTCTCTTCGACGTGGAGGACGAAGATGATGAGGAGCTTGTGAACACCACTGGATCCGTCGTTGATCTCGTCAGGAACTCCAGGGAGGATGGCTCTGAGTTCAGTCTGGAGGACGAGATCGACCACGTAGCGGACGTGTTCATTAGGAGATTTCACAGGCAGATGAGGCTGCAGAAGCTGGAATCCTTCAAGCGGTATCAGGAGATGTTGCAGAGGAGCGTGTAA